From Desulfovibrio intestinalis, one genomic window encodes:
- a CDS encoding methyl-accepting chemotaxis protein, translated as MRITLTHKYVGSLFGALITCCGVVLFVSIYFMKVPIEDELDKGIRRMQNVIMEANEMTRNRFAQSAALIADEDNFVRAIADKNHELSMELGKKAMKMAGSDFMTITDETGKVIARGHSDKYNDSVTNQETVVMALKGQPAAAVVAGTVVPFTIRASQPVVYEGRVVGSISIGTSLVAPAYLDWLKHMSGLNVTIFKGDTRIMTTIMKDGQRAVGTKLQSPEIIDAVLNKGETCFTHNTILGVDYNSAYWPVNDAHGQAIGMWFVGMPIDVLQQLEREAINKAIMVGCALLFVQLTLSVILGLRISAPVGKITRYALGVADGQKNLTLDVYSKDDMGQLADALRHMEENLRKLVQESAEQAEQARLMGEEAHKAMEEAKQAQAQAEIAKRDGMVSAAAQIEGVVESLNSSINDIAEQVDNTGGALSHAVSRLAETATAMEEMNSTVLEVAKNAGGAADVSASAKLKAQAGSEVVSKAVSGIQEVQRQSLALKGGMTQLDEHAKAISQIMSVISDIADQTNLLALNAAIEAARAGDAGRGFAVVADEVRKLAEKTMTSTIDVGNAIASIQQSASQSINEVDLAVRNIATATDFSNKSGEALQEIVGMVDQTADEVRAIATASEQQSATSEEINRSIADVNHIAATTAESMQLAMTELEALRKQAHSLVELIEHMKRA; from the coding sequence ATGCGCATAACGCTCACACACAAGTATGTGGGTTCGCTGTTTGGAGCGTTGATTACCTGTTGTGGAGTAGTGCTCTTTGTTTCCATCTACTTCATGAAGGTGCCGATTGAAGACGAACTGGATAAGGGCATACGCCGTATGCAGAACGTCATCATGGAAGCCAACGAGATGACTCGCAACCGTTTTGCGCAAAGCGCGGCTCTCATCGCTGATGAAGACAATTTCGTTCGTGCCATTGCCGACAAAAATCACGAATTGTCTATGGAGCTCGGCAAGAAAGCGATGAAAATGGCTGGCTCTGATTTTATGACCATCACGGACGAGACGGGTAAAGTCATAGCACGCGGCCATTCCGACAAATACAATGACAGTGTCACCAATCAGGAAACTGTGGTCATGGCCCTTAAAGGGCAGCCAGCCGCAGCTGTGGTGGCGGGCACTGTGGTGCCCTTTACCATCAGGGCAAGCCAGCCCGTGGTGTATGAAGGGCGGGTAGTTGGCAGCATATCTATTGGCACTTCTTTGGTTGCGCCAGCCTATCTTGACTGGCTCAAGCATATGTCTGGTCTGAATGTCACCATTTTCAAGGGTGATACGCGAATCATGACCACCATCATGAAGGATGGCCAGCGCGCGGTAGGCACCAAGCTTCAATCTCCTGAAATTATTGATGCCGTACTTAATAAGGGTGAAACCTGTTTTACCCACAATACTATTTTGGGTGTTGATTATAACTCTGCGTATTGGCCAGTTAACGACGCACACGGTCAAGCTATTGGCATGTGGTTTGTGGGTATGCCCATAGACGTGTTGCAGCAGCTTGAGCGCGAAGCCATTAATAAGGCCATTATGGTTGGCTGTGCCTTGTTGTTTGTACAGCTTACCCTTTCGGTCATTCTTGGACTTCGGATCAGTGCTCCAGTGGGTAAGATAACCCGCTATGCCTTGGGAGTGGCTGATGGCCAGAAGAATTTGACGCTTGATGTATATAGCAAGGACGACATGGGGCAGTTGGCTGATGCTCTGCGCCATATGGAAGAAAATTTGCGCAAACTGGTTCAGGAATCAGCCGAACAGGCCGAACAGGCCCGCCTGATGGGCGAAGAAGCTCATAAGGCAATGGAAGAGGCCAAACAGGCTCAAGCCCAGGCTGAAATAGCCAAGCGAGATGGCATGGTAAGTGCCGCCGCCCAAATTGAAGGTGTGGTTGAAAGCCTTAACTCCTCCATCAACGACATTGCCGAGCAGGTAGACAATACTGGCGGCGCGTTAAGTCATGCTGTTTCCAGACTGGCTGAAACCGCTACTGCTATGGAAGAAATGAATTCTACCGTGCTTGAGGTGGCTAAAAATGCAGGGGGAGCGGCAGACGTTTCTGCTTCTGCCAAGCTGAAGGCTCAGGCTGGCTCCGAAGTCGTATCCAAAGCCGTAAGCGGCATACAGGAAGTACAGCGGCAATCTCTGGCGCTTAAGGGTGGCATGACGCAGCTTGACGAGCATGCCAAGGCCATCAGCCAGATTATGAGCGTCATTTCTGATATTGCTGACCAGACCAACCTGTTGGCGCTCAACGCGGCCATTGAAGCCGCCAGAGCTGGCGATGCAGGACGAGGCTTCGCCGTGGTAGCCGACGAAGTACGCAAGTTGGCTGAAAAAACTATGACCTCAACCATTGATGTGGGCAACGCCATTGCCTCTATTCAGCAAAGCGCTTCACAGAGTATCAATGAGGTTGACCTTGCTGTGCGCAATATCGCCACGGCAACGGATTTTTCCAACAAATCCGGTGAAGCTCTTCAGGAAATAGTGGGTATGGTGGATCAAACCGCCGACGAAGTGCGGGCTATCGCAACTGCCAGTGAGCAGCAGTCTGCCACCAGCGAGGAAATCAATAGGTCCATCGCTGACGTGAATCATATTGCCGCCACCACGGCAGAATCCATGCAGCTGGCCATGACTGAGCTGGAAGCTCTGCGCAAGCAGGCACATAGTCTGGTGGAGCTCATAGAGCATATGAAGAGAGCATAA
- the ychF gene encoding redox-regulated ATPase YchF, with product MALSIGIVGLPNVGKSTLFNALTKAQNAQAANYPFCTIEPNKATVAVPDKRLQDLTNKAKPQKTINASVDFIDIAGLVRGASKGEGLGNQFLGNIRECAAIVHVVRCFEDENITHVDGNVDPLRDVDTIETELLLSDLQSVEKRLERLQKMAKTNKDAKATAEIMQTLLAHLNDGNAARNFSLPDSNEAFMTSWRELGLLTAKPVIYCANVDETAVADGNAFVETLKAFAAERHAGFACICAKLEEELQGLSDAEQAEMLSSYGIDESGLVRIIRTGYETLGLCSYFTVGPQEVRAWTIHVGWKAPQAAGVIHTDFERGFIRAEVISYNDYMSHENEAACRASGVLRVEGKEYVVKDGDVVHFLFNV from the coding sequence ATGGCCCTTAGCATAGGTATCGTCGGTCTGCCCAACGTGGGCAAGTCCACCCTTTTCAATGCCCTTACCAAGGCCCAAAACGCCCAGGCCGCCAACTATCCGTTCTGCACCATCGAGCCCAACAAGGCTACGGTAGCAGTACCCGACAAGCGCTTGCAGGACTTGACCAACAAGGCCAAACCGCAAAAAACCATCAATGCCAGCGTGGATTTTATTGATATTGCCGGGCTTGTCAGAGGCGCCAGCAAAGGCGAAGGACTTGGCAACCAGTTTTTGGGCAACATTCGCGAATGTGCGGCCATTGTGCATGTGGTGCGCTGTTTTGAAGATGAAAACATCACTCATGTGGACGGCAACGTTGATCCCCTGCGCGATGTAGACACCATCGAAACCGAACTTTTGCTGTCAGACCTGCAAAGCGTTGAAAAACGCTTGGAACGCCTGCAAAAGATGGCCAAGACCAACAAGGATGCCAAGGCGACGGCAGAAATCATGCAGACCCTGCTGGCCCATCTGAATGACGGCAACGCTGCACGCAATTTTTCTCTGCCCGACAGCAACGAAGCCTTTATGACTTCCTGGCGCGAACTGGGCCTGCTGACAGCCAAGCCCGTTATTTATTGTGCCAACGTGGATGAAACTGCTGTGGCCGATGGCAATGCGTTTGTAGAAACACTTAAAGCATTCGCCGCTGAACGCCATGCGGGCTTTGCCTGTATTTGCGCCAAACTTGAAGAAGAATTGCAAGGCCTCTCCGATGCGGAGCAGGCAGAAATGCTGTCTTCCTACGGTATTGACGAAAGCGGCCTTGTGCGCATCATCCGCACTGGCTACGAAACTCTTGGTTTGTGCAGCTACTTTACGGTAGGCCCCCAGGAAGTGCGCGCCTGGACCATCCACGTTGGCTGGAAGGCCCCTCAGGCAGCCGGAGTTATTCACACCGACTTTGAACGTGGATTCATTCGTGCCGAAGTCATCTCCTATAATGACTATATGAGCCACGAGAATGAAGCTGCATGTCGTGCCAGCGGAGTGTTGCGCGTTGAAGGCAAGGAATATGTGGTCAAAGACGGAGACGTCGTACACTTCTTGTTCAACGTCTAG
- a CDS encoding FlgO family outer membrane protein, whose translation MSRFITVLLVLVALLLPLTAAAAGNVPTAATRIARQLDEQLMMRYAGTDPQVSKKEQQAVARANIMIMGTTPANLNDLNEASPLARQMMEEVSRWLINAGYRFQELRKGRDIYFDRKKGEFILTRDVNRLASRVGTSQAIMAGTYVVSGEQVRFNIRLIHTTSNEVLAMGSGTVPITDDLLPLLRDPSPGGKGGVTPTVNTRLQ comes from the coding sequence ATGAGCCGTTTTATTACCGTTCTTCTCGTTCTGGTGGCACTGCTTTTGCCACTCACTGCCGCAGCCGCTGGCAACGTGCCTACTGCGGCCACAAGAATAGCCCGCCAGCTGGACGAGCAGTTAATGATGCGCTACGCCGGAACTGACCCACAGGTAAGTAAAAAAGAACAACAGGCTGTGGCTCGCGCCAATATAATGATTATGGGCACCACCCCTGCCAATCTTAACGATCTGAATGAAGCTTCGCCCCTGGCGCGGCAGATGATGGAAGAAGTATCGCGCTGGCTCATCAATGCCGGCTATCGTTTTCAGGAATTGCGCAAGGGCCGTGACATCTATTTTGACAGAAAAAAGGGTGAATTTATTCTCACCCGCGACGTTAACCGTCTGGCCAGCAGAGTGGGAACCAGTCAGGCAATTATGGCTGGCACCTATGTTGTCAGTGGCGAACAGGTACGGTTCAACATCCGGCTGATACACACCACCAGCAATGAAGTTCTGGCTATGGGCTCGGGAACAGTGCCCATTACCGATGATCTTTTGCCGCTCCTGCGTGATCCGTCCCCCGGCGGCAAGGGAGGAGTCACTCCTACTGTGAACACTCGATTGCAGTAA
- a CDS encoding FlgO family outer membrane protein: protein MPGCSKAPATANDPGYIDAVELKLKFRELADQMLATMPNDALQGVIAMPTSFVDENNTSRSSPLGRLMGEAMFYEFNQRGFPSREYRLTGNITVVGGRDDLALIENAVIPAGQKWAALVVGTYYVDKDATFVNARLVRATDGLVMRTGQLVLVNTPIVARMGKTDPPAPKPAPVQNTSSSVASASSAKPSGQRGGLYPSLYTPANSITSGSVNIKQGK from the coding sequence ATGCCCGGCTGCTCTAAAGCACCGGCTACCGCTAATGATCCCGGCTATATTGACGCCGTGGAATTGAAGCTTAAATTTCGTGAACTGGCTGACCAGATGCTCGCTACCATGCCCAATGACGCGTTGCAGGGTGTTATTGCCATGCCCACGTCTTTTGTGGATGAAAACAATACGTCCCGATCTTCTCCGTTGGGCAGACTTATGGGCGAAGCGATGTTTTACGAATTCAATCAGCGTGGGTTTCCTTCACGCGAGTATCGCCTGACAGGAAATATCACCGTGGTGGGTGGACGTGACGACCTGGCCCTCATTGAAAATGCCGTCATTCCAGCAGGTCAGAAATGGGCCGCTTTGGTAGTGGGCACATATTATGTGGATAAGGATGCCACCTTCGTCAATGCCCGCCTGGTTCGTGCCACGGACGGGCTTGTTATGCGCACAGGGCAACTTGTGTTGGTGAATACTCCCATTGTGGCCCGTATGGGCAAAACAGACCCGCCAGCGCCCAAACCTGCCCCAGTGCAGAATACCAGTTCAAGCGTGGCTTCGGCTTCATCGGCAAAGCCCTCCGGGCAGCGTGGAGGCCTCTATCCTTCGCTCTATACCCCGGCCAACTCCATCACCAGCGGCAGCGTTAACATCAAACAGGGCAAATAA